In a genomic window of Vibrio gigantis:
- a CDS encoding transporter substrate-binding domain-containing protein encodes MKLFKTAITALLALAVSLPALASETPNLDKINDRGSLRVGMSTFVPWAMRNKQGDLVGFEIDVAKRLAEDSGWKVEFVPTAWDGIIPSLLSNKFDVIIGGMSITEARAKSVLFTEPYSHSGVQLAANKELAEGFTQISDFDSRRVKIAARRGAFTVQVARETFPKAKVLQFDDDAQAFQEVLNGNAHAVIASSPKPEHEAIKNADTLFIPFEERLSKGNEAFAVRLGETDKTEFFNAWIKARTEDGWLKERYEYWFSTLDWQDQIAQGQ; translated from the coding sequence ATGAAGCTATTTAAAACCGCTATCACCGCTTTACTTGCGCTTGCCGTGAGTTTGCCTGCACTCGCTTCTGAAACGCCTAACCTAGACAAAATCAACGATCGTGGCTCTCTACGTGTCGGTATGTCGACTTTTGTTCCTTGGGCGATGCGTAACAAACAAGGCGATCTTGTTGGCTTTGAAATCGATGTAGCAAAACGTCTTGCTGAAGATTCAGGCTGGAAAGTTGAATTTGTACCGACGGCATGGGATGGCATTATTCCTTCTCTACTCTCGAACAAGTTTGATGTAATCATCGGCGGTATGTCTATCACTGAAGCACGAGCTAAAAGCGTTCTGTTCACTGAACCTTACTCTCATTCAGGCGTTCAACTCGCAGCGAATAAAGAGCTAGCTGAAGGTTTTACCCAAATCTCTGATTTTGATTCTCGCCGCGTAAAAATTGCTGCGCGTCGTGGTGCTTTCACGGTTCAAGTCGCTCGTGAAACCTTCCCGAAAGCAAAAGTCCTTCAGTTCGATGACGACGCTCAAGCGTTCCAAGAAGTGCTAAACGGCAATGCACACGCGGTTATCGCATCTAGCCCGAAACCAGAACACGAAGCGATCAAAAACGCAGATACGCTATTCATTCCATTTGAAGAGCGTCTGTCAAAAGGTAACGAAGCGTTTGCTGTACGCCTAGGCGAAACAGACAAAACAGAGTTCTTTAACGCGTGGATCAAAGCACGTACTGAAGACGGTTGGTTGAAAGAGCGTTACGAGTACTGGTTCTCTACTCTAGATTGGCAAGATCAGATTGCTCAAGGCCAGTAA